The genome window GCGTCGATGGTCTTGGAGGTATGCCCGCTCAGATCGATTTTAACCTCCTCCATGGCCCGGATCGCGAGCGGGTGGACGCGCGTCGCTTCGGTCCCGGCGCTGGCGACGACGAAACGATCTCCTGCGAGCGCGCGAAGGA of Candidatus Methylomirabilis tolerans contains these proteins:
- a CDS encoding arsenate reductase ArsC; its protein translation is MTTLRVLFLCTHNSARSQMAEGLLRALAGDRFVVASAGTEATRVHPLAIRAMEEVKIDLSGHTSKTIDA